In the genome of Cryptococcus deuterogattii R265 chromosome 6, complete sequence, one region contains:
- a CDS encoding glutathione-disulfide reductase, translating to MPPITKAQAEQVGEYDYFVIGGGSGGLASARRAGSYGAKVGLVEVSPRLGGTCVNVGCVPKKIMWYTADVAENLRKSAQYGFGKEGEGYKLAADFNWTELKHKRDAYIHRLNGIYETNLEKDHVDHHQGWASFVDANTVQIEPSNGDKYTVKAKHIVIAVGGRPTVPSEQKIPGASYGITSDEFFELETQPKRVAVVGAGYIAVELAGVFNTLGSETHLVIRHNQLLRSFDPMMSEVLVPCMEKAGMKIHKKTHVKKVEKTSSGSLLVHFDSSPEPIEVDCVVWAIGRHADTAKLGLDKAGVKYDKKGDVIVDDYQNTNVPGIYAVGDVGGKMLLTPVAIAAGRRLSNRLFGPEKFKNDKLSYDNIPSVVFSHPTIGAIGLSEPEAREKFGDDNIKIYKTSFRAMSFAMLDEDHKQPTAYKLICTGPEEKVVGLHIIGEGSDEMLQGFGVAIKMGATKEDFDSCVAIHPTSSEELVTLR from the exons ATGCCTCCCATAACTAAGGCTCAAGCTGAGCAAGTAGGCGAGTA CGACTACTTTGTCATCGGTGGTGGTTCCGGTGGTCTTGCCTCTGCT AGGCGAGCCGGTTCTTACGGTGCCAAGGTCGGTCTCGTTGAGGTTTCTCCTCGGCTAGGTGGTACTTGTGTGAACGTCGG ATGTGTCCCCAAAA AAATCATGTG GTACACTGCCGACGTCGCCGAAAACCTTCGTAAATCTGCCCAATACGGCTTCGGcaaggagggtgagggCTACAAGCTTGCTGCTGACTTTAACTGGACTGAGCTCAAACACAAGCGAGACGCTTACATCCACCGTCTCAACGGTATTTA CGAAACTAACCTTGAGAAGGACCACGTCGATCATCACCAAGGTTGGGCCTCTTTCGTTGATGCCAATACCGTCCAGATCGAACCTTCCAATGGCGACAAGTACACTGTGAAGGCGAAGCACATCGTTATCGCCGTCGGCGGCCGACCCACCGTTCCTTCAGAGCAGAAGATCCCCGGTGCTTCTTATGGTATCACTTCAGACGAATTCTTCGAGCTAGAAACTCAGCCCAAGAGAGTCGCAGTCGTCGGTGCGGGTTACATTGCTGTGGAGTTGGCTGGTGTCTTCAATACCCTCGGTTCAGAGACCCACTTGGTTATTAGGCACAACCAACTTTTGAGGAGTTTTGATCCTATGATGTCAGAAGTCCTGGTCCCTTGCATGg AGAAGGCCGGCATGAAGATTCACAAGAAGACTCATgtcaagaaggttgagaagacttCTTCTGgctctcttcttgtccaCTTCGATTCTTCTCCCGAACCCATCGAGGTCGACTGCGTCGTCTGGGCTATTGGCCGACACGCCGATACTGCCAAGCTGGGCCTTGACAAGGCCGGTGTCAAGTACGACAAGAAGGGCGATGTCATCGTTGACGATTATCAGAACACCAACGTTCCTGGGATCTATGCTGTTGGTGATGTGGGAGGCAAGATGTTATTGACCCCTGTGGCTATTGCtgctggaaggaggttgagtAACAGATTGTTTGGCCCCGAGAAGTTCAAGAACGACAAGCTGAGCTACGACAACATCCCTAGTGTCGTCTTCTC TCATCCCACTATCGGCGCCATTGGTCTAAGTGAGCCCGAAGCCAGGGAGAAGTTCGGTGACGACAACATCAAGATCTACAAAACCTCT TTCCGCGCCATGTCTTTCGCCATGCTTGATGAGGACCACAAACAACCCACAGCCTATAAGCTCATTTGCACCGGTCCTGAAGAGAAGGTTGTCGGTCTTCACATCATCGGCGAAGGCAGCGACGAAATGCTCCAAGGCT TTGGCGTCGCCATTAAGATGGGCGCTACCAAGGAGGACTTCGACTCTTGCGTTGCCATCC ACCCTACCTCTTCCGAGGAGCTCGTTACCCTCCGTTGA